The genome window GAAAACGGCCGTAAGTTTGTGCTCAGCGCCAGCCTACCAAAAGGTCTGGATCGACGAATGCTGCAAATCTTCTGCGGCAGCGAAAAAATCTACAGCGGATTGCTGGAGGACAACGGCAGACAACAGACGATCAAGGCCGACCTGCCGCAATCAGAGGGTTGGCGCATTATCAGACTTGAAGTCGCTATCCCCGACGGCAATGGAGACAGGCCCTACGGCCTGCGCATTCACGGTATGTCAGTCGAAGGTTGATCAACCCCCGGGTACGACGAGCTTTGGACTCCTGAGGATAACGTAGACGTACGTGGCGGCCATGCGTAGCGTGTCCATATAGAACGCCACGTTGATTCCCAGCTCTGCCTTGAGCTGCTCCCTTGAAGGCGCGGGCAACGGTTCGTTGGGACCGGGCTCGATGGATTACGACATCGTGTCGTCGGCCGACTCGATTTCATGACCGCAACCACCATCGCAACCAGCGCCGACCGCGGCCAGGGCGCACATTATCGTCGTAGCTAACAATATCGCGCCGACCCTGCGGTCGAAAAAGTTCATTTTGTTTTGGAGTCGGCCAGGAAGACCCGGAACCAATGCAGCCCCTCGAAGAACATCCGGATCAATCCGACCTTGGAGTGTTGCAGGTAGGAGATCGTGTAGAACAACACAAAGATGTAATGGAAGACGAAGTTCGGACGCAGCTTGGTCAGCGGCAGCAGCAAAGGCTCGAGCCACGGCCAGCGTACCAACGGATAGAAGAACTTTTGCAGGTTGAAAATCCTTCGCTGGTCAGGCTGGTCCAAAGCGTTGTCGGCAAAGGTGTTGATGCCCACCGTGTCGTCGTCCAGTTTTTGGAGGTACCCGCACTCAATGGCGTAATCGGTGATCTCCAGTCCGGCATAGGGCTGGAACACCGAGCACCAGACGTCTGGAGCCTTGATCTGTTGGTTTATCCTGACGGTCTTCAGCGCCAGATCAAAGGTCTCGCCGGGCAATCCGAGAATGTTCGATGTAAAAAAGTGGATCTTGTATTTGTGGAGCAGGGCGGCTGTCTGGCGAATCTGTTCGTCCTTCACCGCCTTGTTCAGCAGCTCGTTACGGCGTTGTTCGTCGCCGGTCTCCACTCCGAACAGCACGCAGAAGCATCCGGTCTGCGACAATCGCCGAATAACCTCCTCGGACTCACCGGCGCGGATGTAGGCCAGATAGGGTACGCGGATCTGCTGCTCGTACAGGTCGAGGAACTCAAGCAACCATTTGCGCTGGAGGGTGAACACGTCGTCCTCAAAGCGCACCTGCTTCATCGGCCAGCGACGTTTGACCTCGGCTATCTCCTCAATCACGCGCTCCACGCTGTAGTGGCGAATATAGCTTTTGCTGTTGGGGTAGATTTCCTTGAAACGACGGTTGAAGCAAAAGCTACAGTTGAACGGGCAGCCGCGGCCGGTGAAGAAGTACTTGACCGGATTGTTGCGCAGAAAACGATACCGATAATAGCTGTCGCGGTCGTGCAGCGGCAGGCTGTCCAGATCCTCGATCAACGGACGAACGCTGTTCTGGACCAGCTCGCCCTCGCTGCTGAAGCACATGTTCTCGATCTTGCTCCAGTCGCGGTCTCCGTTATCGATCATCGCCGCCAGGTCGAGCATCGGGCCCTCGCCCTCGCCGCGGCAGACCATATCGAACTGCGGTTTAAGCGCCAGCTCCGGGTGCAGGGTCGGGTGCGGTCCGCCGATCACAACCGGCAGCTCGGGATGATTTTGTTTGACCGCGGAGGCGGCTTGCTCTACCCAACCCTGTTCGCAGTTGGTGAAACTGAAGGCAACCATCCCCGGCCGTTCGCGCTCGATCGCCTCGAGCAGGCGTGTCACACGGTGGTCCACCAGATTGACCACTTCGTGTCCATCGCGCTTCAGCACTGCCGAGAGCATCATGAAGCCGAAGTATTCACGCCAGATATTCTGTACCAACAGGGCTTTCATCGGACCTCCAGAAGAAGTCTAATTAACACATATACCAACGGATCGGAAGTACGATGCTGTTGACAGCGGGGCGCTATTCACTAAAATGGCGCAGCATTTTAGGCGGTGTAGCTCAGGTGGTTAGAGCATGCGGCTCATATCCGCAGTGTCCGGGGTTCGAGTCCCTGCACCGCCACCAGCCAAGCCATGGGGGAGCCGGCATAGCTGGTTCCCCCATTTTATTTTGGTAGGGCATGAATTACTCAACAGACGTGATCATCGTGGGAAGCGGCGTGGCCGGACTGAGCCTGGCGCTCAAGGTCGCACAGTACGCCAAGGTAATCGTCCTGACCAAGAAGGACCGGGCCGAATCCTCAACGCGTTACGCTCAGGGCGGCATCGCCTCTGTGCAGTCTGCGGAGGACAGCTTCGAGCTGCACGTCGAGGATACGCTTAAGGCGGGGGTCGGGCTTTGTCACCAGGATGTCGTCGAGCTGGTCGTGCGCTCGGGACCGAACAAGATCGCCGAACTGATCCAACTCGGGGTGCGTTTTACCAAACGCGAGGGCGGTCATTGCCAGGACCTCGACCTGCACCGCGAGGGCGGCCACAGCAAACGGCGCATCGCTCACGTCCACGACCTGACCGGCGAGGAAATCGAACTGTCGCTGCTACGGGCCGTGCAGGACAATCCGCGCATCGAGCTGTTGGAAGGCTATCCGGCGATCGATCTGATCACCATGGGGAAACTCACGCGCAGGCCCGGCGAGGACCGCTGTCTGGGACTCTACGCCCTGGAAGCCTCCACCGGACGGATCATCAAGCTGCTGGGCAAGGCCACGGTTCTCGCCACGGGCGGCGCGGGAAAGGCCTATCTGTATACGAGCAACCCCGACGTGGCCACCGGCGATGGAGTTTCGATGGCCTACCGCGTGGGCGCGGCAGTGGCCAACATGGAGTTCTTCCAGTTTCACCCGACCTGCCTCTATCATCCGCACGCCAAGAGCTTCCTGATCACCGAGGCGGTGCGCGGCGAGGGCGGCATACTGGTCAACGATCGCGGCCAACGCTTTATCGAGAAGATCCATCCGCTGGGCGAGCTGGCGCCGCGCGACGTGGTGGCCCGCGCCATTGACCATGAGCTTAAGGTCAGCGGCGCGGACTGCGTTTACCTGGACATCAGCGGCAAGCCCGCCGACGAAGTGCGGCGCAAATTCCCGCACATTTACAAGACCTGCAACAAGTTCGGCATCGACATCACCAGCCAGCCGATTCCGGTGGTGCCCGCCGCGCACTACATGTGCGGCGGAGTGTTTGTCGACCAAAGCGCCGAGACCACCCTTCACGGACTATTGGCTATCGGCGAGGCGAGCTGCACCGGCCTGCACGGCGCTAACCGTTTGGCGAGCAACAGCCTGCTCGAGGCGTTGGTTTACGCTGACCGCGCTGCCGAACGGATCAAGAGCTACATGGATCTGGATTTGCCCGACCTCAGCGTACCGGACTGGGACAGCGTTGGCACCGTGGAGAGCGACGAGCAGATCGTGGTCAGCCACAACTGGGACGAGCTGCGACGCGCGATGAGCAACTACGTGGGAATCGTGCGCACCGACAAGCGG of Candidatus Alcyoniella australis contains these proteins:
- a CDS encoding radical SAM protein; the protein is MKALLVQNIWREYFGFMMLSAVLKRDGHEVVNLVDHRVTRLLEAIERERPGMVAFSFTNCEQGWVEQAASAVKQNHPELPVVIGGPHPTLHPELALKPQFDMVCRGEGEGPMLDLAAMIDNGDRDWSKIENMCFSSEGELVQNSVRPLIEDLDSLPLHDRDSYYRYRFLRNNPVKYFFTGRGCPFNCSFCFNRRFKEIYPNSKSYIRHYSVERVIEEIAEVKRRWPMKQVRFEDDVFTLQRKWLLEFLDLYEQQIRVPYLAYIRAGESEEVIRRLSQTGCFCVLFGVETGDEQRRNELLNKAVKDEQIRQTAALLHKYKIHFFTSNILGLPGETFDLALKTVRINQQIKAPDVWCSVFQPYAGLEITDYAIECGYLQKLDDDTVGINTFADNALDQPDQRRIFNLQKFFYPLVRWPWLEPLLLPLTKLRPNFVFHYIFVLFYTISYLQHSKVGLIRMFFEGLHWFRVFLADSKTK
- the nadB gene encoding L-aspartate oxidase, which translates into the protein MNYSTDVIIVGSGVAGLSLALKVAQYAKVIVLTKKDRAESSTRYAQGGIASVQSAEDSFELHVEDTLKAGVGLCHQDVVELVVRSGPNKIAELIQLGVRFTKREGGHCQDLDLHREGGHSKRRIAHVHDLTGEEIELSLLRAVQDNPRIELLEGYPAIDLITMGKLTRRPGEDRCLGLYALEASTGRIIKLLGKATVLATGGAGKAYLYTSNPDVATGDGVSMAYRVGAAVANMEFFQFHPTCLYHPHAKSFLITEAVRGEGGILVNDRGQRFIEKIHPLGELAPRDVVARAIDHELKVSGADCVYLDISGKPADEVRRKFPHIYKTCNKFGIDITSQPIPVVPAAHYMCGGVFVDQSAETTLHGLLAIGEASCTGLHGANRLASNSLLEALVYADRAAERIKSYMDLDLPDLSVPDWDSVGTVESDEQIVVSHNWDELRRAMSNYVGIVRTDKRLERATRRIDTLQNEVEDYYWKYMVTLDLIELRNICTVARLITESARMRRESRGLHYNLDYPQRDDLRWRRDTVLQRQVDWNDIHSVRFS